Sequence from the Cumulibacter manganitolerans genome:
GCGGTTCGATGATGAACCGGGAGCGAAGGTCATCGACGCGCTCTTCGGTGACGGTAGGACGCTGCGAAATGAGCACAGAGTTTTCCTTTCTGGCAGATCGCCCGCTATATGACGATCAGCGCGGTGTGGGCCCTGGGTGCACAGGGCCCACACCGAGGTGGATGACTACTTCGAGTAGAGCTCGACGATAAGCTGCTCGGCGACAGGGATCTCGATCTGAGCGCGCTCGGGGAGCTGGTGCACGAGGACCTGCAGCGTGTTCGGGTTGACGTGCAGCCACGCCGGGACCGGGCGCTCGCCCATGGTCGCCTTGGCGATCTCGAACGGGGTGCTCGACAGCGACTTGCTCTTGACCTCGATGATGTCGTACTGCGAGACGCGGAAGCTGGGGATGTTCACCTTCTGCCCGTTGACGGTGAAGTGCGCGTGCGACACCAGCTGGCGGGCCTGGCGGCGGGTGCGCGCGATACCGGCGCGGTAGATGACGTTGTCCAGCCGCGACTCGAGGATCTGCAGGAGGTTGTCACCGGTCTTGCCCTGGCGACGCACCGCCTCCTCGTAGTACCGACGGAACTGCTTCTCGAGAATGCCGTACGAGTACTTGGCCTTCTGCTTCTCCTGCATCTGAGTGCGGTACTCGCTCTCCTTGATGCGGTTGCGCCCGTGCTGCCCCGGGGGGTACGGACGACGCTCGAAGCTCTGATCGCCGCCGACGAGGTCGACGCCCAGACGACGGGAGATACGGGTCGCGGGACCTGTGTAACGTGCCATTTCTGCCTAAACCTTTACCTTCCCGCGCCTAGACGCGACGACGCTTCTTCGGACGGCAGCCGTTGTGCGCCTGCGGGGTGACATCGGAGATGGTGCCGACCTCGAGGCCGGCGGCGGTGAGTGAACGAATCGCGGTCTCGCGGCCGGAGCCGGGGCCCTTCACGAACACGTCGACCTTCTTCATGCCGTGCTCCTGCGCCTTGCGGGCGGCGTTCTCGGCGGCCATCTGCGCCGCGAACGGCGTGGACTTGCGCGAGCCCTTGAAGCCGACGTGACCGGCCGAGGCCCACGAGATCACCGCGCCGGTCGGGTCGGTGATGGAGACGATCGTGTTGTTGAAGGTGCTCTTGATGTGGGCCTGGCCCACGGCGATGTTCTTCTTTTCCTTGCGGCGGACCTTCTTGGCGCCCGCGCGAGTCTTGGGAGGCATGTGGCCTTCTACTCCAAAGTGGTGTGAGGAATCAGCTGATGGTCGATGAGCGAGAAGGAGCTACTACTTCTTCTTCTTGCCGGAGATCGTCTTCTTCGGGCCCTTGCGGGTGCGCGCGTTCGTGCGGGTGCGCTGTCCGTGGACGGGAAGACCGCGACGATGGCGGATGCCCTGGTAGCAGCCGATCTCCATCTTGCGACGAATGTCAGCCTGGACCTCACGACGGAGGTCACCTTCGACCTGGAGGTTCGCGTCGATGTACTCGCGCAGCTTGACAAGGTCCTCTTCGGTGAGGTCCTTCACGCGGGTGCTGCCGTCGATGCCGGTGGCCGCGATGGCCTGCTCGGACGACGTACGGCCGACGCCGTAGATGTAGGTGAGGGCGATGACCGTGCGCTTCTCGCGCGGGAGGTCGACGCCGGAGATGCGTGCCATGTGCTTCGTGGCTCCTTGTGGGTGCGGTACCCGGTGTTGTTACGAGGTGTGGACTCGCGCACCCGGGCTAGCCACAGCCCGGCCCCGGCCTCGTAACACCAGGGGTCTTCCACTTCAGGAAGTTCGGAGAGTCCTATTTCTTGTTGTGCTGCATGCCTGCGGCGTACGCCGCGGGCGGCCGGTGCTGCTAGCCCTGACGCTGCTTGTGGCGCAGGTTCTCGCAGATCACCATGACGCGGCCGTGGCGACGAATGACCTTGCACTTGTCGCAGATCTTCTTGACGCTGGGGTTGACCTTCACGTGATGCCCTTACGGAGTTGTTCGAGGATGGGGACGAGCGGACGCGGCGTACTACTTGTAGCGGTAGACGATGCGCCCACGGGTCAGGTCGTACGGCGAGAGCTCCACGACCACGCGGTCCTCGGGGAGGATGCGGATGTAGTGCTGGCGCATCTTGCCCGAGATGTGTGCCAGGACCAGGTGCCCGTTCTCCAACTGAACGCGGAACATCGCGTTCGGAAGGGGCTCGACTACCTTGCCTTCAACCTCGATTGCGCCGTCTT
This genomic interval carries:
- the rpsD gene encoding 30S ribosomal protein S4, with the protein product MARYTGPATRISRRLGVDLVGGDQSFERRPYPPGQHGRNRIKESEYRTQMQEKQKAKYSYGILEKQFRRYYEEAVRRQGKTGDNLLQILESRLDNVIYRAGIARTRRQARQLVSHAHFTVNGQKVNIPSFRVSQYDIIEVKSKSLSSTPFEIAKATMGERPVPAWLHVNPNTLQVLVHQLPERAQIEIPVAEQLIVELYSK
- the rpsK gene encoding 30S ribosomal protein S11 — its product is MPPKTRAGAKKVRRKEKKNIAVGQAHIKSTFNNTIVSITDPTGAVISWASAGHVGFKGSRKSTPFAAQMAAENAARKAQEHGMKKVDVFVKGPGSGRETAIRSLTAAGLEVGTISDVTPQAHNGCRPKKRRRV
- the rpsM gene encoding 30S ribosomal protein S13 → MARISGVDLPREKRTVIALTYIYGVGRTSSEQAIAATGIDGSTRVKDLTEEDLVKLREYIDANLQVEGDLRREVQADIRRKMEIGCYQGIRHRRGLPVHGQRTRTNARTRKGPKKTISGKKKK
- the rpmJ gene encoding 50S ribosomal protein L36, producing MKVNPSVKKICDKCKVIRRHGRVMVICENLRHKQRQG
- the infA gene encoding translation initiation factor IF-1, whose amino-acid sequence is MAKKDGAIEVEGKVVEPLPNAMFRVQLENGHLVLAHISGKMRQHYIRILPEDRVVVELSPYDLTRGRIVYRYK